A window of Pseudomonas mucidolens contains these coding sequences:
- the bioC gene encoding malonyl-ACP O-methyltransferase BioC, with protein sequence MTDLSHPPLPGALPDKRQVAASFSRAASSYDSVAALQRDVGGELLGRLPSGFRPRRWLDLGCGTGYFSRALNTVFPQGHGVALDIAEGMLNHARPLGGAEHFVAGDAERMPLQDGCCELIFSSLAVQWCADFASVLNEAQRVLQPGGVMAFASLCVGTLDELRESWRAADGMVHVNRFRAFTAYQQLCAASGLRVVSLERRAHVVYYPDVRSLTHELKALGAHNLNPGRPGGLTGRARIVALVQAYEQFRQAKGLPATYQVVYGVLEKPL encoded by the coding sequence ATGACTGATTTATCCCATCCTCCGCTGCCGGGCGCCTTGCCTGACAAGCGCCAGGTCGCGGCGTCCTTTTCCAGGGCTGCGTCCAGCTATGACAGTGTCGCGGCGCTGCAGCGCGACGTGGGCGGCGAGTTGCTCGGACGTCTGCCGTCTGGATTCAGGCCGCGACGTTGGCTTGACCTGGGCTGCGGCACCGGCTATTTCAGCCGTGCGTTGAACACGGTGTTTCCCCAGGGGCACGGCGTGGCGCTGGATATCGCCGAAGGCATGCTCAATCACGCACGGCCCTTGGGTGGCGCCGAACATTTTGTCGCCGGCGATGCCGAGCGCATGCCGCTGCAGGATGGCTGCTGCGAATTGATCTTCTCCAGCCTGGCGGTGCAGTGGTGCGCGGATTTCGCCTCAGTGCTCAATGAAGCGCAACGCGTGTTGCAGCCGGGTGGCGTGATGGCGTTTGCCAGCCTGTGCGTCGGGACCCTGGATGAGCTGCGCGAAAGTTGGCGGGCGGCGGATGGCATGGTTCACGTCAATCGCTTTCGAGCGTTCACTGCCTATCAACAGCTGTGCGCAGCCAGCGGACTGCGTGTGGTGAGTTTGGAGCGACGTGCTCACGTCGTGTATTACCCGGACGTGCGCAGCCTGACCCATGAATTGAAAGCATTGGGCGCGCACAATCTGAATCCGGGACGCCCTGGCGGCTTGACCGGGCGCGCGCGGATTGTTGCGCTGGTTCAAGCGTACGAGCAGTTCCGCCAGGCCAAGGGTCTGCCGGCAACTTATCAAGTGGTGTATGGCGTGCTGGAGAAACCGCTATGA
- a CDS encoding sensor domain-containing diguanylate cyclase, with amino-acid sequence MSRASAVRFSHFLPSLLLLLAGVAAAYAKDLNVFFTSLFNVLPTLVLLLGGAYCAVYRRQRELFLMISVYIAYFLLDTQTDFYRDNGRVRDDAAVAFHLVCLLLPLLFSVYALWQEKTHLFRDFVARCAVVLALGGVALALEQSYPQALLNWLAEIRWPALHGTWMSLIQLSYPMFVLGFIALALQYWREPRPLHAAQLVGLLGMFWMLPQTFILPFTLNIMCSQVMLMIAAGVAHEAYQMAFRDELTGLPGRRALNERMQRLGRNYVLAMGDVDHFKRFNDTHGHDVGDQVLRLVASKLSKVGGGGRAYRYGGEEFAVVFAGKTLDECMPHLEQIREVIAHYHIKLRSLDSRPLDDHQGRQRRAGSGATSVSVTVSIGVAERQSEQRTPEEVLKCADQALYNAKGAGRNCVLAAGQNRRGAVRMQSAAG; translated from the coding sequence TTGTCGCGCGCGTCTGCTGTACGTTTCAGCCATTTCCTACCATCGTTGCTGTTATTGCTGGCGGGGGTGGCGGCTGCGTACGCCAAGGACCTCAACGTTTTCTTCACCTCGCTGTTCAACGTGCTGCCGACCCTGGTGTTGCTGCTGGGCGGTGCGTATTGCGCGGTGTACCGTCGTCAGCGTGAACTGTTTCTGATGATCAGCGTGTACATCGCCTATTTCCTGCTGGATACCCAGACCGATTTCTACCGGGATAACGGCCGGGTGCGAGATGACGCTGCCGTGGCGTTCCATCTGGTGTGTCTGCTGCTGCCGCTGCTGTTCAGCGTTTACGCGTTGTGGCAGGAGAAAACCCACCTGTTTCGCGACTTTGTCGCTCGGTGCGCTGTGGTGCTGGCCTTGGGCGGCGTTGCCCTGGCCCTTGAACAAAGCTATCCCCAGGCGCTGTTGAACTGGCTGGCGGAGATTCGTTGGCCGGCGTTGCATGGTACCTGGATGAGTTTGATCCAACTGTCCTACCCGATGTTCGTGTTGGGTTTCATTGCGCTGGCATTGCAGTACTGGCGCGAGCCAAGACCCCTGCATGCGGCACAGTTGGTGGGGTTGCTGGGAATGTTCTGGATGTTGCCCCAGACCTTTATCCTGCCGTTTACGCTGAACATTATGTGCAGCCAGGTAATGCTGATGATCGCCGCGGGTGTCGCCCATGAGGCTTATCAGATGGCCTTTCGCGATGAGCTGACCGGTCTGCCGGGGCGACGTGCGCTGAATGAGCGGATGCAGCGCCTGGGGCGCAATTATGTGCTGGCCATGGGTGACGTTGATCACTTCAAGCGTTTCAACGATACCCATGGACATGACGTGGGTGACCAGGTACTGCGGCTAGTGGCCAGCAAATTGTCGAAAGTCGGCGGCGGCGGTCGAGCCTATCGCTACGGTGGTGAAGAGTTTGCCGTGGTGTTTGCCGGCAAGACCCTGGATGAATGCATGCCGCATTTGGAACAGATCCGCGAAGTCATCGCCCACTACCACATCAAGTTACGCAGCCTGGACAGTCGACCCCTGGACGATCACCAGGGCCGGCAGCGCCGTGCGGGCAGCGGTGCTACCAGTGTTTCAGTGACGGTGAGCATTGGCGTGGCCGAACGCCAGTCCGAGCAGCGCACGCCGGAAGAGGTGCTCAAGTGCGCCGACCAGGCGCTATACAACGCTAAGGGCGCGGGGCGTAACTGCGTGCTAGCCGCTGGCCAGAACCGCCGCGGTGCAGTGCGTATGCAAAGCGCTGCCGGTTGA
- a CDS encoding alpha/beta fold hydrolase, which translates to MRDRLILLPGWGLGVSPLEPLAAALRGLDEHLRVDIEPLPELDCSDLDEWLDELDATLPDNAWLGGWSLGGMLASELAARRGERCCGLLTLASNPCFVAHAGWPCAMPGETFDAFLAGCHADSQVTLKRFGLLCAKGAQDPKGLARLLVSSAPKTSSKGLMSGLELLAQLDTRDALQAFRGPQLHVFAGLDELVPCEAATELLKLLPDIEIGLIEQAGHAFLLDNPHGVAGAIQAFLHECGDD; encoded by the coding sequence ATGCGTGATCGACTGATATTGCTCCCCGGCTGGGGGCTTGGGGTATCGCCGCTGGAACCGTTGGCCGCCGCGTTGCGCGGGCTGGACGAACACTTGCGGGTGGATATCGAGCCTTTGCCGGAGCTGGATTGCAGCGACCTCGACGAATGGCTCGATGAACTTGACGCGACCTTGCCGGACAACGCCTGGCTCGGCGGTTGGTCTCTGGGTGGAATGCTCGCGTCCGAACTGGCAGCGCGGCGTGGTGAGCGCTGTTGCGGCCTGCTGACCTTGGCCAGCAACCCGTGTTTTGTGGCCCATGCTGGCTGGCCGTGTGCGATGCCCGGCGAAACCTTCGATGCGTTCCTGGCCGGTTGCCATGCCGACTCCCAAGTCACCCTCAAACGTTTCGGCCTGCTCTGCGCCAAGGGCGCGCAAGACCCCAAGGGACTGGCGCGTCTGCTGGTCAGCAGTGCACCGAAGACCTCCTCCAAAGGCTTGATGAGCGGCCTGGAGTTACTCGCGCAACTGGACACGCGTGATGCCCTGCAAGCGTTCCGTGGCCCGCAACTGCACGTGTTTGCCGGCCTGGATGAGTTGGTGCCCTGCGAGGCTGCGACTGAGTTGCTGAAGTTATTGCCCGATATCGAGATCGGCCTGATTGAACAGGCCGGGCACGCCTTTCTTCTGGATAACCCCCACGGAGTGGCGGGGGCGATTCAGGCTTTTTTGCATGAGTGCGGTGATGACTGA
- a CDS encoding acyl-CoA dehydrogenase C-terminal domain-containing protein has protein sequence MADYKAPLRDMRFVLNEVFEVAKLWAQLPALADTVDAETVEAILEEAGKVTAKTIAPLSRDGDEEGCRWDNGVVTTPAGFQQAYKTYAEGGWVGVGGDPAYGGMGMPKAVSAQVEEMINSSGLAFGLYPMLTSGACVSINTHASDELKATYLPNMYSGVWAGSMCLTEPHAGTDLGIIRTKAEPQADGSYKVSGTKIFITGGEHDLTDNIIHLVLAKLPDAPAGPKGISLFLVPKFLVNADGSLGARNPVSCGSIEHKMGIQASATCVMNFDEAVGYLVGEPNRGLAAMFTMMNYERLGVGIQGLASGERSYQNAIEYARDRVQSRSPTGPKAKDKIADPIIVHPDVRRMLLTMKAANEGGRAFSTYVAMQLDTAKFSEDAATRKRADDLVALLTPVSKAFLTDLGLETTVHGQQIFGGHGYIREWGQEQLVRDVRITQIYEGTNGIQALDLVGRKIVGSGGAFYTLFADEVRHFIATSNPDLAEFTKPLSAAVDELDALTAWVLDRAKHNPNEIGAASVEYLHAFGYMAYAYMWALMAKAALGKEAQEDFYASKLGTARFYFARLLPRIHSLSASVKAGSESLFLLDEAQF, from the coding sequence ATGGCTGACTACAAAGCGCCGCTGCGCGATATGCGCTTCGTCCTCAACGAAGTATTCGAGGTCGCCAAGTTGTGGGCACAACTGCCGGCCCTGGCAGACACCGTCGACGCTGAAACCGTCGAGGCGATCCTTGAGGAAGCCGGCAAAGTCACCGCCAAGACCATCGCGCCGCTGAGCCGCGACGGCGACGAGGAAGGTTGCCGCTGGGACAACGGCGTGGTCACCACGCCGGCGGGTTTCCAGCAAGCCTACAAAACCTACGCCGAGGGTGGCTGGGTGGGCGTGGGCGGCGATCCAGCCTACGGCGGCATGGGCATGCCCAAGGCGGTTTCGGCCCAGGTCGAGGAAATGATCAACTCTTCGGGGCTGGCGTTCGGCCTGTACCCGATGCTGACGTCCGGCGCCTGTGTGTCGATCAACACCCACGCCAGTGACGAACTGAAAGCCACCTACCTGCCGAACATGTACTCCGGCGTGTGGGCCGGTTCCATGTGTCTGACCGAGCCCCATGCCGGCACCGACCTGGGGATTATCCGCACCAAGGCCGAGCCTCAGGCGGACGGCTCCTACAAGGTCAGTGGGACCAAAATTTTTATCACCGGTGGCGAGCACGACCTCACCGACAACATTATCCATCTGGTGCTGGCCAAACTGCCGGACGCCCCGGCGGGGCCCAAGGGCATCTCGTTGTTCCTGGTGCCCAAATTCCTGGTCAATGCCGATGGCAGCCTCGGTGCGCGTAACCCGGTGAGCTGCGGTTCCATCGAGCACAAAATGGGGATTCAGGCGTCAGCGACCTGTGTGATGAACTTCGACGAAGCCGTCGGCTATCTGGTCGGCGAACCGAACCGTGGCCTGGCGGCGATGTTCACTATGATGAACTACGAGCGTCTGGGCGTCGGTATTCAGGGGCTGGCGTCCGGTGAGCGTTCCTACCAGAACGCGATTGAATACGCCCGTGACCGTGTGCAAAGCCGTTCACCCACCGGCCCCAAGGCCAAGGACAAGATCGCTGACCCGATCATCGTCCACCCGGATGTGCGTCGCATGCTGTTGACCATGAAAGCCGCGAACGAAGGCGGTCGTGCGTTCTCCACCTACGTGGCGATGCAACTGGACACGGCCAAGTTCAGCGAAGACGCGGCCACCCGTAAACGCGCGGATGACCTGGTGGCGTTGCTGACACCTGTGTCCAAAGCGTTCCTGACCGACCTGGGCCTGGAAACCACCGTTCACGGCCAGCAGATTTTCGGCGGCCATGGCTACATCCGCGAATGGGGCCAGGAGCAACTGGTGCGTGATGTGCGTATCACCCAGATCTACGAAGGCACTAACGGCATTCAGGCCCTGGACTTGGTGGGGCGCAAGATCGTGGGCAGCGGCGGGGCGTTCTACACCTTGTTCGCCGATGAGGTTCGCCACTTCATCGCCACGTCCAACCCAGACCTGGCCGAGTTCACCAAGCCGCTGAGCGCCGCGGTGGATGAGCTTGATGCGTTGACCGCGTGGGTCCTGGATCGCGCCAAGCACAATCCGAATGAAATCGGCGCGGCTTCGGTGGAATATCTGCATGCATTCGGTTACATGGCCTACGCCTACATGTGGGCGCTGATGGCCAAGGCGGCTTTGGGGAAAGAAGCCCAAGAGGATTTCTACGCCAGCAAGCTGGGCACTGCGCGTTTCTATTTTGCCCGTCTGTTGCCGCGCATTCACTCCTTGAGTGCTTCGGTAAAAGCTGGCAGTGAATCGTTGTTCCTGCTGGACGAAGCGCAGTTCTAG
- the bioB gene encoding biotin synthase BioB, producing MSASITATLRHDWSLAEVKALFVQPFNDLLFQAQTVHRAHFDANRVQVSTLLSIKTGACPEDCKYCPQSGHYNTGLEKEKLMEVQKVLEEAARAKAIGSTRFCMGAAWKHPSAKDMPYVLQMVKGVKAMGLETCMTLGRLDQDQTSALAEAGLDYYNHNLDTSPEFYGSIITTRTYSERLQTLAYVRDSGMKICSGGILGMGESLDDRANLLIQLANLPEHPESVPINMLVKVAGTPLENADDIDPFDFIRMLAVARILMPKSHVRLSAGREAMNEQMQALAFFAGANSIFYGDKLLTTANPQADKDMQLFSRLGILPEAREEHADEVHQAAIEQALVEQQNSEQFYNAAV from the coding sequence ATGAGCGCCAGCATCACTGCCACTCTGCGTCACGACTGGTCTTTGGCCGAGGTCAAGGCACTGTTCGTCCAACCGTTCAATGACCTGTTGTTCCAGGCGCAGACCGTGCACCGCGCGCATTTCGATGCCAATCGGGTTCAGGTATCCACCCTGTTATCGATCAAGACCGGCGCCTGCCCGGAAGATTGCAAATATTGTCCGCAGTCGGGCCACTACAACACCGGCCTGGAAAAAGAAAAGCTGATGGAAGTGCAGAAGGTCCTCGAGGAGGCCGCGCGCGCCAAGGCCATTGGTTCGACGCGTTTCTGCATGGGCGCCGCCTGGAAGCATCCGTCGGCCAAGGACATGCCTTACGTGTTGCAAATGGTCAAAGGCGTAAAAGCCATGGGCCTGGAAACCTGCATGACCCTCGGTCGTCTCGACCAGGATCAGACGTCCGCCCTGGCCGAGGCCGGGCTCGACTACTACAACCACAACCTGGATACCTCCCCGGAGTTCTACGGATCGATCATCACCACCCGTACTTACAGCGAGCGCCTGCAGACCCTGGCGTATGTGCGGGATTCGGGGATGAAGATCTGTTCCGGCGGGATTCTCGGCATGGGTGAATCCCTCGACGACCGCGCCAACCTGTTGATCCAGCTGGCCAACCTGCCGGAGCATCCGGAGTCGGTGCCGATCAACATGCTGGTGAAGGTCGCCGGTACGCCGCTGGAGAATGCCGACGATATCGACCCGTTCGACTTCATCCGCATGTTGGCCGTGGCGCGCATCCTGATGCCGAAGTCCCATGTGCGGTTGTCTGCCGGCCGCGAGGCGATGAACGAGCAGATGCAAGCCCTGGCGTTCTTCGCCGGCGCCAACTCGATTTTCTACGGTGACAAGTTGCTGACCACCGCCAACCCACAGGCGGACAAGGACATGCAATTGTTCTCGCGCCTGGGGATCCTGCCGGAAGCCCGCGAAGAGCACGCCGACGAAGTCCACCAGGCCGCGATTGAGCAGGCGTTGGTGGAACAACAGAACAGCGAGCAGTTTTATAACGCCGCCGTCTGA
- a CDS encoding acyl-CoA dehydrogenase C-terminal domain-containing protein, with protein MPDYKAPLRDMRFLIDHVFDFHGHYAGLGATDASPDMVGAILEEGAKFCENVLSPLNRSGDEEGCHFDNGVVTTPKGFKEAFAQYVEGGWHGVAADPAYGGQGLPSSLGLVLSEMIGSSNTSWGMYPGLTHGAMSAIHAHGSQAQKDTYLTKLTAGQWTGTMCLTEAHCGTDLGIIKTRAVPQANGSYALTGSKIFISAGEHDMSENIIHLVLAKLPDAPAGTKGISLFIVPKFLPESGERNGVSCGSIEHKMGIKASATCVLNFDGAEGYLIGEANKGLNCMFTMMNHARLGTGMQGLCNGEASFQGAVKYANDRLQMRSLTGPKAPDKAADPIIVHPDVRRMLLTMKAFNEGNRALAYFTAQLLDTAHLSADPDQRQEAEDLLAFLTPICKAFMTETGLEVTNHGMQVFGGHGFIREWGMEQLVRDCRIAPIYEGTNGIQALDLLGRKVLGSQGKLLRGFTKIVHKFCAANAEHPQLKVQVAKLNQLNQQWGELTAKVGMAAMKNPDEVGAAALDYLMYSGYIILGYLWLRMALVAQAQIDNGSGDPDYARGKLATCEFYFKRLLPRTATHRAAVEAGSECLMSLPAELFAL; from the coding sequence ATGCCCGACTATAAAGCTCCCCTGCGTGACATGCGTTTTCTGATCGATCATGTCTTTGACTTTCATGGCCACTACGCTGGACTGGGCGCTACCGACGCCAGTCCGGACATGGTCGGCGCTATTCTCGAAGAAGGCGCCAAGTTCTGCGAAAACGTGCTCTCTCCGTTGAATCGTTCTGGGGATGAAGAAGGCTGCCATTTTGATAACGGTGTGGTGACCACGCCCAAGGGCTTCAAGGAAGCGTTTGCGCAATACGTCGAAGGCGGCTGGCACGGCGTGGCAGCAGACCCGGCCTATGGCGGGCAGGGCTTGCCGTCGTCCCTGGGCTTGGTGTTGAGCGAGATGATCGGCTCCAGCAACACGTCGTGGGGCATGTACCCCGGCCTGACCCACGGTGCCATGTCGGCGATTCACGCTCATGGCAGCCAGGCCCAGAAAGACACCTATCTGACCAAACTGACTGCCGGCCAATGGACGGGCACCATGTGCCTGACCGAAGCCCATTGCGGCACGGACCTGGGCATCATCAAGACCCGCGCCGTGCCCCAGGCCAATGGCAGTTATGCGCTGACCGGCAGCAAGATCTTCATCTCGGCCGGCGAGCACGACATGAGTGAGAACATCATCCACCTGGTGCTGGCCAAATTGCCGGATGCGCCGGCCGGCACCAAGGGAATCTCGCTGTTTATCGTACCCAAGTTTCTGCCGGAGTCGGGTGAGCGCAACGGGGTGAGTTGCGGCTCCATCGAGCACAAGATGGGGATCAAGGCGTCTGCCACCTGTGTGCTGAACTTCGATGGCGCCGAGGGGTATTTGATCGGCGAGGCGAACAAAGGCCTCAACTGCATGTTCACCATGATGAATCACGCACGCCTGGGCACCGGCATGCAGGGCTTGTGCAATGGCGAGGCGAGCTTCCAGGGCGCGGTCAAATACGCCAATGATCGCCTGCAGATGCGCTCCCTGACGGGGCCGAAAGCGCCGGACAAGGCCGCCGACCCGATCATCGTGCACCCCGATGTGCGGCGCATGTTGCTGACCATGAAAGCCTTCAACGAAGGCAATCGCGCGTTGGCCTATTTCACCGCACAGCTGCTGGACACGGCGCACCTGAGTGCCGATCCGGATCAGCGCCAGGAGGCCGAGGATCTGTTGGCGTTTCTCACGCCGATCTGCAAAGCCTTCATGACCGAAACCGGGCTGGAGGTGACCAATCACGGCATGCAGGTGTTTGGTGGTCACGGTTTTATTCGCGAATGGGGCATGGAGCAGTTGGTCCGCGATTGTCGGATTGCGCCGATCTACGAAGGCACCAACGGCATACAGGCCTTGGACTTGCTGGGTCGTAAGGTGCTAGGTAGCCAGGGCAAGTTGTTGCGTGGCTTCACCAAAATCGTGCATAAATTCTGTGCCGCCAATGCCGAGCATCCGCAGTTGAAAGTCCAGGTCGCGAAGCTCAATCAGTTGAATCAGCAATGGGGCGAACTGACGGCCAAGGTCGGCATGGCGGCGATGAAGAATCCCGATGAGGTCGGTGCCGCGGCCCTCGATTATTTGATGTACAGCGGCTACATCATCCTCGGCTACCTGTGGCTGCGCATGGCGCTGGTCGCCCAGGCGCAGATAGACAATGGCAGCGGCGACCCTGACTACGCCCGTGGCAAGCTGGCCACGTGTGAGTTCTACTTCAAACGCCTGTTGCCGCGCACCGCAACCCATCGAGCGGCGGTGGAAGCGGGCAGCGAATGCCTGATGAGCCTGCCGGCGGAGTTGTTTGCGCTATAA
- a CDS encoding pyrroloquinoline quinone biosynthesis protein PqqE, whose product MEISGSSAFYSGLSSIQTGQNRVDQAAGKIASAATTQPSDAQNDRLRAVDRGQSTTSASNMVEMAEGKFQVELGVKVAKASDEMLGTLIDTYA is encoded by the coding sequence ATGGAAATCTCTGGAAGCAGTGCGTTTTATTCGGGACTGAGCAGTATTCAGACCGGGCAGAACCGTGTCGACCAGGCCGCCGGCAAGATCGCCAGTGCTGCCACCACCCAGCCGTCGGACGCTCAGAATGATCGGCTGCGCGCGGTTGATCGCGGTCAATCGACCACCTCGGCAAGTAATATGGTGGAAATGGCCGAAGGCAAGTTTCAAGTGGAGCTGGGCGTAAAAGTCGCCAAGGCCTCCGACGAAATGCTCGGTACGTTGATCGATACCTACGCCTGA
- a CDS encoding ComF family protein, whose amino-acid sequence MHCQPERKPKVYIWSKNKQYCLICNETTDSPMAVCNLCEIELPWLLAQCEVCALPLPMSGLVCGQCQKSPRAFKQVVAPWSYSFPVDSLISRFKHQGQWPLGHLLANLLGQYLQDRFENTQLTRPDCLLPVPMAGKRLRQRGYNQAVMLARWLSKDLNVPVNEHLLLRPQETVAQQELDARTRQCNLLNAFALAADTQVEGRHLALVDDVLTTGATAHSLARLLMQAGARQVDVYCLARTPKPGA is encoded by the coding sequence ATGCACTGTCAACCTGAGCGCAAACCCAAGGTTTACATCTGGTCAAAAAACAAACAATACTGTTTGATCTGCAATGAAACCACCGATTCCCCCATGGCCGTGTGCAACCTCTGCGAAATCGAGCTGCCGTGGCTGCTGGCGCAGTGTGAAGTCTGCGCCCTGCCGCTGCCGATGAGTGGCCTGGTCTGCGGCCAATGCCAGAAATCGCCCCGCGCGTTCAAACAGGTGGTGGCGCCCTGGAGCTACAGCTTCCCGGTCGACAGCCTGATCAGCCGATTCAAGCACCAAGGCCAATGGCCTCTTGGACACCTGCTGGCAAACCTGCTGGGGCAATACCTTCAGGATCGCTTCGAAAACACCCAACTGACTCGCCCCGACTGCCTGCTGCCCGTGCCGATGGCCGGCAAACGCTTGCGCCAGCGCGGATATAACCAGGCCGTGATGCTCGCTCGCTGGCTGAGCAAGGACCTCAATGTGCCGGTCAATGAACACCTGTTGTTGCGCCCCCAGGAAACTGTCGCCCAGCAGGAACTGGACGCCAGGACCCGCCAGTGCAACCTGCTCAACGCCTTCGCCTTGGCCGCCGATACGCAGGTCGAAGGTCGGCACCTGGCCCTGGTGGATGACGTGTTGACCACTGGCGCCACCGCCCACAGCCTGGCGCGCCTGTTGATGCAGGCCGGCGCCCGACAGGTCGACGTATATTGCCTGGCGCGCACCCCCAAACCCGGCGCCTGA
- the bioD gene encoding dethiobiotin synthase translates to MSAAYFITGTDTDVGKTTIAAGLLHAARQAGKSTAAGKPVASGCELTPKGLRNADALALLAECSLPLTYAEVNPLAFEPAIAPHLAAREAGVALTVQALLTPMQQILAKHADFTLIEGAGGWRVPLADQDNLSDLAKALQLPVILVVGVRLGCINHALLSAEAIARDGLPLAGWVANIIDPKTSRLEENLGTLAERLPAPCLGRVPRLKQPSAEAVAGYLQLDLLD, encoded by the coding sequence ATGAGTGCTGCGTATTTTATCACCGGTACCGATACCGATGTCGGCAAGACGACGATCGCCGCCGGGCTGCTGCATGCCGCTCGGCAGGCAGGCAAGAGCACCGCTGCGGGCAAGCCGGTGGCCTCGGGCTGTGAACTGACGCCCAAAGGCCTGCGCAACGCCGATGCCCTGGCATTGCTGGCTGAATGCTCGTTGCCGCTGACTTACGCCGAGGTCAATCCGCTGGCGTTCGAGCCGGCCATTGCGCCTCATCTGGCGGCGCGTGAGGCTGGCGTGGCGTTGACCGTGCAAGCCTTGTTGACACCGATGCAGCAGATCCTCGCCAAGCACGCGGATTTCACCTTGATCGAAGGTGCGGGCGGATGGCGTGTACCGTTGGCCGATCAGGACAACCTTTCGGACCTGGCCAAGGCTTTGCAACTGCCGGTGATTCTGGTGGTGGGCGTACGCCTGGGGTGTATCAATCACGCGCTATTGAGCGCCGAAGCGATCGCCCGGGACGGTTTGCCGTTGGCCGGATGGGTGGCCAATATCATTGATCCCAAGACCTCTCGTCTGGAAGAAAATCTCGGGACGCTGGCCGAACGCCTGCCCGCGCCGTGCCTGGGGCGGGTGCCCAGGCTCAAGCAACCGTCTGCCGAAGCGGTGGCCGGGTACTTGCAGTTGGACCTGCTTGATTGA
- the bioF gene encoding 8-amino-7-oxononanoate synthase: protein MSFDLAARLAARRTEHLYRQRPLLQSPQGPQVVVDGQALLAFCNNDYLGLANHPQVIEAWRAAASRWGVGGGASHLVIGHSTPHHALEEALADFTGRPRALLFSTGYMANLGAVTALVGQGDTVLQDRLNHASLLDAGLLSGARFNRYLHNDAVSLAKRLEKASGNTLVVTDGVFSMDGDLADLPALVREARARGAWLMVDDAHGFGTLGATGGGIVEHFGLSLDDVPVLVGTLGKAFGTAGAFVAGSEELIESLIQFARPYIYTTSQPPAQACATLKSLELLRTEHWRREHLNALIRQFRQGAEQIGLELMHSFTPIQPIMIGDSGRAIRLSQMLRERGLMVTAIRPPTVPNGTARLRVTLSAAHSEAQVQLLLNALEACFRLLGEEPEHA, encoded by the coding sequence ATGTCTTTTGATCTCGCCGCGCGCCTCGCTGCCCGCCGTACAGAACACCTCTATCGCCAGCGCCCGCTGCTGCAAAGTCCTCAAGGTCCGCAAGTGGTGGTGGATGGCCAAGCGTTGTTGGCCTTTTGCAATAACGATTACCTGGGCTTGGCCAATCATCCTCAAGTGATCGAAGCCTGGCGCGCCGCAGCGTCCCGCTGGGGCGTGGGCGGCGGGGCGTCGCATTTGGTGATTGGCCACAGCACGCCGCATCACGCCTTGGAAGAGGCCTTGGCCGACTTCACTGGCCGACCGCGTGCGCTGCTGTTCAGCACCGGTTACATGGCTAACCTCGGCGCGGTCACGGCGCTGGTGGGGCAGGGCGATACAGTGCTGCAAGATCGCCTCAACCATGCCTCGCTGCTGGATGCCGGTTTATTGTCCGGGGCGCGCTTCAACCGTTACCTGCACAACGACGCCGTGAGCCTGGCCAAGCGCCTTGAGAAGGCCAGCGGCAATACGCTAGTGGTGACCGATGGGGTGTTCAGCATGGACGGCGACCTCGCCGATCTGCCCGCGCTGGTTCGCGAAGCCCGGGCCAGGGGCGCGTGGCTGATGGTCGATGATGCCCACGGCTTCGGCACGCTGGGCGCCACTGGCGGTGGCATCGTCGAGCATTTCGGCTTGAGCCTGGACGATGTGCCGGTGCTGGTCGGCACCCTGGGCAAGGCATTCGGTACGGCTGGCGCCTTTGTTGCCGGCAGCGAAGAGTTGATCGAAAGCCTGATCCAGTTCGCTCGACCCTACATCTACACCACCAGCCAACCCCCGGCCCAGGCCTGCGCGACCCTGAAAAGCCTGGAGTTGCTGCGTACCGAACACTGGCGGCGTGAGCATTTGAACGCGCTGATCCGCCAGTTCCGCCAGGGCGCCGAGCAGATCGGCCTGGAGTTGATGCACAGCTTCACGCCGATCCAGCCGATCATGATCGGCGACAGCGGCCGGGCGATTCGCCTGTCGCAGATGCTGCGTGAGCGCGGCTTGATGGTAACGGCGATCCGCCCACCCACCGTGCCCAACGGCACCGCGCGTTTGCGGGTGACCTTGTCGGCGGCCCACAGCGAGGCCCAGGTGCAGCTATTGTTAAACGCATTGGAAGCGTGTTTCCGCTTGTTGGGTGAGGAACCCGAGCATGCGTGA